From Vibrio aerogenes, a single genomic window includes:
- the mlaE gene encoding lipid asymmetry maintenance ABC transporter permease subunit MlaE: MLANFFQYISRIGQRTLNSCEVFGRASLVLVGALVSRPQPLKNFPLLIKQLHSIGVLSMAIIIVSGLFIGMVLSLQGYVILVGYGAEGSLGQLVALSLLRELGPVVTALLFAGRAGSALTAEIGLMKATEQLSSLEMMAVDPLKRVIAPRFWAGVISMPLLAMIFMAVGIWGGQLVGVDWKGIDYGSFWSAMQSSVELGKDIGNSAIKCIIFAFTVMWIALFNGYDAVPTSEGISRATTKTVVNSSLAVLGLDFVLTALMFGN, translated from the coding sequence ATGCTGGCTAATTTTTTTCAATATATTTCCCGGATTGGTCAGCGGACTTTAAATTCATGCGAAGTCTTTGGCCGGGCTTCTCTGGTTCTCGTCGGTGCTTTAGTCAGCCGTCCTCAGCCGTTAAAAAACTTTCCGCTTCTGATTAAGCAGTTACACAGTATTGGTGTACTGTCTATGGCTATTATTATCGTATCCGGCTTGTTTATTGGCATGGTATTGAGTTTACAGGGATATGTTATCTTAGTTGGCTATGGTGCTGAAGGGAGTCTGGGGCAGTTAGTTGCACTTTCCTTATTAAGGGAATTAGGTCCGGTTGTCACTGCATTATTATTTGCGGGCCGCGCCGGTTCTGCTTTGACAGCTGAAATCGGTCTGATGAAGGCAACGGAGCAACTCTCCAGTTTAGAGATGATGGCTGTAGACCCGTTGAAGCGGGTCATTGCTCCCCGGTTTTGGGCGGGTGTCATTTCAATGCCGTTGTTGGCAATGATTTTTATGGCTGTCGGTATCTGGGGCGGGCAGCTTGTTGGTGTTGACTGGAAAGGTATCGATTACGGTAGTTTCTGGTCAGCAATGCAATCGTCTGTAGAACTGGGGAAGGATATTGGTAACAGCGCGATTAAGTGTATTATCTTTGCCTTTACAGTCATGTGGATTGCTTTATTTAATGGTTATGATGCTGTTCCAACGTCAGAAGGAATCAGCCGGGCGACAACGAAAACAGTTGTTAACTCGTCGCTGGCTGTACTGGGACTTGATTTCGTTTTAACTGCATTGATGTTCGGGAATTAA
- the mlaD gene encoding outer membrane lipid asymmetry maintenance protein MlaD: MQQTRKIEFWVGSFVLAGICAILVMIFQVADVKGFGTQDTYQLTAEFDNVGNLKVRSPVKVGGVVVGHVTQISLDKETLRPLVTLAIETQYDQFPDNSSVQILTAGLIGEQYIGLVPGFIWGDETDMLSNGDKIEDTKSALVLENLIGQFLYRVGGKGDEKDTSGETEKE; the protein is encoded by the coding sequence ATGCAACAAACACGTAAAATAGAATTTTGGGTTGGTAGTTTTGTTTTAGCCGGAATTTGCGCAATTTTGGTGATGATTTTTCAGGTTGCTGATGTAAAAGGTTTCGGCACCCAGGATACTTACCAGCTCACGGCTGAATTTGACAATGTGGGTAATTTAAAAGTGCGCTCTCCGGTGAAAGTCGGTGGTGTCGTTGTCGGGCATGTGACTCAGATTAGTCTGGATAAAGAGACACTCAGACCGTTAGTTACTTTAGCGATCGAGACACAGTATGACCAGTTTCCTGATAACTCGAGTGTCCAGATCTTAACTGCCGGATTGATTGGGGAGCAATATATCGGTTTGGTACCCGGTTTTATCTGGGGAGATGAGACAGATATGCTATCCAATGGAGACAAAATCGAAGATACAAAATCAGCATTAGTACTTGAGAATCTGATTGGTCAGTTTCTTTACCGCGTGGGTGGTAAAGGCGATGAGAAAGATACATCTGGTGAGACAGAGAAGGAGTAA
- a CDS encoding ABC transporter substrate-binding protein produces the protein MWKRYILPLVILFISSATFAQNQTAFDMTHPYQMIKEVSGQTFARLKAEQKQIHQDPNHLKVIVENELMPYVNTKYAALKLLGSNLKGAKKSDVMTFIDAFHGYLVTSYAQVLTQYRDQKIQFGPEPQIGAKDKIARVYLDIVDSPNPNIKLEFKLRKFKSGDWQAYDLIAEGISLLSSKRSEWSGKIRSEGILSVANELKELSSQPIKFENKS, from the coding sequence ATGTGGAAACGATATATTTTACCGTTGGTGATATTGTTTATTTCATCAGCAACTTTTGCCCAGAATCAAACTGCATTTGATATGACACATCCTTATCAGATGATTAAAGAGGTTTCCGGGCAAACATTTGCGCGTTTAAAAGCAGAACAAAAGCAAATTCATCAGGATCCAAATCATTTGAAAGTGATTGTTGAAAATGAGCTGATGCCTTATGTCAATACAAAATATGCGGCGCTGAAGCTTTTGGGTTCTAATCTGAAAGGGGCCAAAAAAAGTGATGTCATGACATTTATTGATGCATTCCATGGCTATTTGGTGACCAGTTATGCACAGGTTTTAACTCAGTACCGTGATCAGAAAATTCAGTTTGGCCCTGAACCTCAAATTGGAGCGAAAGATAAGATTGCCCGTGTTTATCTGGATATTGTTGATTCGCCAAACCCAAATATCAAACTAGAATTTAAACTAAGAAAATTCAAATCCGGAGACTGGCAGGCTTACGATCTAATTGCGGAAGGTATCAGTTTATTATCCAGTAAACGCTCAGAGTGGAGCGGTAAAATCCGAAGTGAAGGGATTCTGTCGGTAGCAAACGAATTGAAAGAGCTTTCCAGCCAGCCAATCAAGTTTGAGAACAAGTCATGA
- a CDS encoding STAS domain-containing protein: MVHSQWHQKDSAHIGLQGTLDRDQVPELWSFAETWVPEESQIELSLKEVGRVDSAGMVFLIHLIEHAKKQNCHIMLRFVPEQLVTLFQLSRVDSLLINHIKN; this comes from the coding sequence ATGGTTCATTCTCAGTGGCATCAGAAAGATTCAGCGCATATTGGTCTTCAGGGAACACTGGACCGGGATCAGGTCCCTGAACTCTGGTCATTTGCTGAAACCTGGGTGCCGGAAGAAAGTCAGATAGAGCTTTCGCTGAAAGAGGTTGGTCGTGTTGATTCTGCCGGCATGGTTTTCCTCATCCATTTAATAGAGCATGCAAAAAAACAAAACTGTCATATAATGCTACGCTTTGTACCTGAGCAACTCGTCACTTTATTTCAGCTAAGTCGGGTTGATTCGCTTTTAATAAACCATATAAAAAATTAA
- the ibaG gene encoding BolA family iron metabolism protein IbaG, whose amino-acid sequence MDSAAIEQILSEALHLHEIHVKGEGSQFEVIAIDECFENMSRVKKQQFIYAPLMSYIQNNDIHAISIKAYTPAEWERDRKLMSL is encoded by the coding sequence GTGGATAGTGCAGCAATAGAACAGATATTATCTGAAGCACTCCATCTTCATGAAATTCATGTGAAGGGTGAAGGGAGTCAGTTTGAGGTCATTGCAATTGATGAGTGCTTTGAAAACATGAGCCGGGTAAAAAAACAGCAGTTCATTTATGCACCGTTAATGTCTTATATCCAAAATAACGATATTCATGCGATCTCAATTAAAGCTTATACCCCGGCTGAATGGGAGCGTGACAGAAAACTCATGTCTCTTTAA
- the murA gene encoding UDP-N-acetylglucosamine 1-carboxyvinyltransferase produces the protein MDKFRVTGSDAPLQGEVLISGAKNAALPILFASILAEEPIEVANVPHLRDIDTTMSLLECLGAKVERNGSVHVDPGQINQYCAPYELVKTMRASIWALGPLVARFGHGQVSLPGGCAIGARPVDLHIHGLEQLGAQIKLEDGYVKASVDGRLKGAHIVMGKVSVGATITVMCAATLAEGTTVLDNAAREPEIIDTAMFLNTLGAKISGAGTDTITIEGVKRLGGGCHRVVSDRIETGTFLVAAAVSGGKIVCRHTSAHLLESVLAKLEEAGAAIETGDDWISLDMTGRSLKGVSVRTAPYPGFPTDMQAQFTLLNMIAKGSGVITETIFENRFMHVPELMRMGAKAEIEGNTVICGDVDSLSGAQVMATDLRASASLVIAGCIAKGETIVDRIYHIDRGYERIEDKLSALGAKIERVAG, from the coding sequence ATGGATAAATTTCGAGTCACCGGATCCGATGCTCCCCTTCAGGGAGAAGTTTTGATTTCTGGTGCTAAAAATGCAGCTTTACCGATATTATTTGCTTCAATTCTGGCAGAAGAACCGATTGAAGTTGCCAACGTGCCTCACCTGCGTGATATTGATACGACGATGTCGTTATTAGAGTGTCTGGGTGCGAAAGTCGAGCGAAACGGCTCAGTGCATGTTGATCCCGGCCAGATCAATCAGTATTGCGCCCCTTATGAGCTGGTTAAAACGATGCGGGCTTCTATCTGGGCGTTGGGGCCGCTTGTTGCCCGTTTTGGTCATGGCCAGGTTTCTCTTCCTGGTGGGTGTGCGATTGGTGCCCGCCCGGTCGACTTGCATATTCATGGCCTGGAGCAATTGGGAGCTCAGATCAAGCTTGAAGACGGTTATGTGAAAGCCTCTGTTGACGGGCGTTTAAAAGGCGCACATATTGTGATGGGCAAAGTCAGTGTGGGTGCCACGATCACGGTGATGTGTGCTGCGACACTTGCCGAGGGAACGACAGTTCTTGATAATGCAGCCCGCGAGCCAGAGATCATTGATACCGCCATGTTCCTTAATACACTAGGCGCTAAAATTTCCGGTGCCGGCACAGATACAATTACGATTGAAGGTGTGAAACGTTTAGGTGGCGGATGTCATCGGGTTGTCTCAGATCGGATTGAAACCGGCACTTTTCTGGTTGCAGCTGCAGTTTCAGGCGGGAAAATAGTCTGTCGTCATACCAGCGCTCATTTGCTTGAATCAGTTTTGGCTAAACTTGAAGAAGCCGGTGCTGCTATAGAGACCGGTGATGACTGGATTTCGCTTGATATGACTGGTCGCTCCTTAAAAGGTGTTTCGGTCAGAACTGCGCCTTATCCCGGTTTTCCGACCGATATGCAGGCTCAGTTTACGTTGTTGAATATGATTGCGAAAGGAAGTGGCGTCATCACGGAAACTATTTTTGAAAACCGGTTTATGCATGTGCCTGAGCTCATGCGTATGGGCGCAAAAGCTGAGATTGAAGGAAACACAGTCATCTGTGGTGATGTTGACTCTCTGAGTGGCGCTCAGGTAATGGCCACAGATCTGAGAGCTTCGGCCAGTCTGGTCATTGCCGGTTGTATTGCCAAAGGTGAAACGATTGTTGATCGTATTTATCATATTGACCGGGGCTATGAGCGTATAGAAGATAAGTTATCAGCGCTTGGTGCGAAGATTGAACGTGTCGCCGGGTAA
- a CDS encoding 1-acylglycerol-3-phosphate O-acyltransferase, translating into MIALVRVVVVAILATLMFVLGCGYCLLFSPRNPKHVYTFGRLFARMSRIFGIRLELRVSEDFLKNPGQNIYIANHQSNWDMFTVSSAVTPKVVTVGKKSLAWLPLFGQLYWLTGNILIDRANRTKAKGTIDQVIDSLKKTDVSIWMFPEGTRSRGRGMLPFKTGAFHAAIGAGVPIVPIVCSSTDHLELNRWNNGHIIVEIMAPVSTESYSRENVRQLAQHCQKVMKDKLESLDSEVEKLNRGQVKGTTE; encoded by the coding sequence ATGATTGCACTGGTGCGTGTTGTTGTTGTCGCAATTCTGGCGACTTTGATGTTTGTTTTGGGGTGCGGTTATTGTTTGCTGTTCAGCCCCCGGAACCCGAAGCATGTGTATACTTTTGGGCGTCTTTTTGCCCGTATGTCCAGAATTTTTGGTATCCGGCTTGAACTCCGGGTTTCGGAAGATTTTCTGAAAAATCCTGGCCAGAATATTTATATTGCCAATCATCAAAGTAACTGGGATATGTTTACCGTGTCATCTGCAGTCACGCCAAAGGTTGTTACTGTCGGTAAAAAGAGTCTGGCATGGTTGCCTTTATTCGGACAGCTCTATTGGCTCACGGGCAATATATTGATTGATCGTGCAAACCGGACAAAAGCGAAGGGAACGATTGATCAGGTGATTGACTCACTGAAAAAAACGGATGTGTCAATCTGGATGTTTCCTGAGGGGACACGTTCCAGAGGGCGGGGAATGTTACCCTTTAAAACAGGCGCTTTCCATGCAGCAATTGGGGCTGGTGTGCCCATCGTTCCGATTGTATGTAGTTCAACTGATCATTTAGAACTGAATCGCTGGAATAACGGGCATATCATTGTAGAAATCATGGCGCCGGTCTCAACTGAGTCATACAGCAGAGAAAATGTCCGTCAATTAGCTCAACATTGCCAGAAAGTGATGAAAGATAAACTGGAATCGCTGGATTCAGAAGTGGAAAAGTTGAACCGTGGGCAAGTCAAAGGTACGACTGAATAA
- a CDS encoding RidA family protein, producing MTKVLHTESAPAAIGPYVQGVDLGNMVMTSGQIPVNPVTGEIPSEITAQARQSLENVKAIIESSGLTVSDIIKMTVFVKDLNDFGTVNEVYGKFFDEHGVSHYPARSCVEVARLPKDVGIEIEAIAVRQ from the coding sequence ATGACAAAAGTTCTTCATACTGAATCAGCCCCTGCGGCAATCGGTCCTTATGTTCAGGGCGTAGACTTAGGCAACATGGTAATGACTTCAGGACAGATCCCTGTTAATCCGGTGACCGGTGAAATCCCTTCAGAAATTACAGCTCAGGCTCGCCAGTCATTAGAAAATGTCAAAGCAATTATTGAATCATCCGGCTTAACGGTCTCAGATATCATCAAGATGACGGTCTTTGTAAAAGATCTGAATGATTTTGGTACAGTGAATGAAGTCTACGGAAAATTCTTCGACGAGCACGGTGTTTCTCACTACCCGGCACGTTCTTGTGTTGAAGTAGCAAGACTTCCCAAAGATGTCGGTATTGAAATTGAAGCGATTGCTGTTCGGCAGTAA
- the pyrI gene encoding aspartate carbamoyltransferase regulatory subunit has translation MVKETQLQVEAIKNGTVIDHIPAQMGIKVLKLFEMHHSEQKVTIGLNLPSSALGAKDLLKIENTFITEAQARKLSLYAPHATVNRIEDYEVVKKLALELPEKVNNVFSCPNSNCISHDEPVESSFNITNKNGEVRLKCKYCEKVFSREILTERV, from the coding sequence ATGGTAAAAGAGACACAATTGCAGGTAGAAGCGATTAAAAACGGTACGGTGATTGACCATATTCCGGCACAGATGGGTATCAAGGTACTGAAGTTATTTGAAATGCATCACTCAGAGCAAAAAGTGACCATTGGGCTGAATCTTCCTTCCTCTGCGCTTGGCGCAAAAGATCTGCTCAAAATCGAAAACACATTTATTACTGAAGCTCAGGCAAGAAAACTTTCACTTTATGCCCCTCATGCCACAGTCAACCGCATTGAAGATTATGAAGTCGTGAAAAAACTGGCACTGGAACTCCCGGAAAAAGTGAATAATGTCTTCAGTTGCCCTAACTCGAACTGCATTTCACACGATGAACCTGTTGAAAGCAGCTTCAATATCACCAATAAAAATGGTGAAGTCAGACTCAAATGCAAATACTGTGAGAAAGTCTTCTCAAGAGAGATCCTGACAGAAAGAGTATAA
- the pyrB gene encoding aspartate carbamoyltransferase, producing MTNTLYKKHIISIPELSREELELIVQQAARLKAEPAPDLLKGKVVASCFFEPSTRTRLSFETAIQRVGGSVIGFDNGGNTSLAKKGETLSDSVQVISSYVDAFVMRHPQEGAARLASEFSNGVPVINAGDGANQHPTQTLLDLFTISETQNQLDNLNIAFVGDLKYGRTVHSLTQALAKFKNNRFFFIAPDALAMPEYILEELDDAGIPYSLHTDMEEIIPQVDILYMTRVQKERFDESEYAHIRSAFILTATHLTHARANMKILHPLPRVDEITTDVDKTPHAYFFQQAENGVYAREALLSLVLNDSL from the coding sequence ATGACCAACACGCTTTATAAAAAGCATATCATCTCAATTCCGGAACTATCCCGGGAAGAGCTGGAATTAATTGTTCAACAAGCAGCTCGCCTGAAAGCAGAACCAGCCCCTGATCTGCTGAAAGGCAAAGTTGTTGCCAGCTGTTTTTTTGAGCCATCAACCCGTACCCGGCTTTCTTTTGAAACCGCAATCCAGAGAGTCGGTGGCAGTGTCATCGGCTTTGATAACGGTGGAAACACCTCGCTGGCGAAGAAAGGAGAAACATTGTCAGATTCTGTGCAGGTCATTTCATCCTATGTTGATGCGTTTGTTATGCGTCACCCTCAGGAAGGCGCAGCCCGTCTGGCTTCAGAATTCTCTAATGGCGTGCCGGTCATTAATGCCGGCGATGGTGCGAATCAGCATCCCACTCAGACACTGCTTGATTTATTCACCATTTCAGAAACACAAAATCAACTGGATAACCTGAATATTGCCTTCGTTGGCGATCTCAAATACGGACGAACGGTCCATTCTCTGACTCAGGCACTGGCTAAATTCAAAAATAATCGGTTCTTCTTTATCGCACCTGACGCACTGGCTATGCCTGAATATATATTGGAAGAACTCGACGATGCCGGTATTCCATATAGTCTGCATACCGATATGGAAGAAATCATTCCTCAGGTTGATATTTTGTATATGACCCGGGTGCAAAAAGAACGTTTTGATGAATCTGAGTATGCACATATCCGTTCTGCGTTCATCTTAACTGCGACACACCTGACTCACGCCCGGGCTAACATGAAGATATTGCATCCCCTGCCAAGGGTTGATGAAATCACGACAGATGTCGACAAAACACCTCATGCTTATTTCTTTCAACAGGCCGAAAATGGTGTGTATGCAAGAGAAGCTTTACTTTCATTAGTACTGAATGACAGTCTGTAA
- a CDS encoding ornithine carbamoyltransferase, whose protein sequence is MAFNLRNRNFLKLLDFTPVEIQFLIDLAAGLKNAKYTGTEQKNLSGKNIALIFEKSSTRTRCAFEVAAFDQGAQVSYIGPSGSQIGHKESMKDTARVLGRMYDGIQYRGYGQSIVEELGAYAGVPVWNGLTDEFHPTQILADFLTMQEHGQGKKLNDISFAYLGDARNNMGNSLMVGAAKMGMDIRLVAPKAFWPEDELVQQCLAITKSTGGSITLTEDVDTGVKGCDFLYTDVWVSMGESAEAWDERVAVMKPYQVTMDMLKKTGNPHVKFMHCLPAFHNDETTVGKDVAEKYGMNGLEVTEEVFESEHSVVFDEAENRMHTIKAVMVATLGS, encoded by the coding sequence ATGGCGTTTAATTTACGTAATCGTAACTTTCTTAAATTACTGGATTTCACTCCTGTTGAGATCCAGTTTTTAATTGATCTGGCTGCCGGATTGAAAAATGCGAAATACACGGGAACAGAACAAAAAAACCTCTCAGGTAAAAACATTGCACTGATTTTTGAAAAATCGTCGACCCGGACACGTTGTGCTTTTGAAGTCGCTGCATTCGATCAGGGGGCTCAGGTATCTTATATCGGCCCATCCGGTTCACAAATCGGCCATAAAGAGTCAATGAAAGATACAGCCAGAGTACTGGGACGTATGTACGATGGTATCCAGTATCGCGGTTACGGGCAAAGTATTGTTGAAGAGCTGGGAGCTTATGCCGGCGTTCCGGTCTGGAATGGGCTAACGGATGAGTTTCATCCAACTCAGATTCTGGCTGATTTTTTAACCATGCAGGAACATGGTCAGGGTAAAAAACTGAATGACATTTCTTTCGCCTATCTGGGTGATGCCCGCAACAATATGGGTAATTCCCTGATGGTCGGGGCTGCGAAAATGGGGATGGATATCCGGCTTGTTGCGCCTAAGGCTTTCTGGCCTGAAGATGAACTGGTTCAGCAGTGCCTCGCCATCACAAAATCAACCGGGGGAAGCATCACACTGACTGAAGATGTCGATACCGGAGTGAAAGGATGTGACTTTTTGTACACCGATGTCTGGGTTTCTATGGGGGAATCTGCAGAAGCATGGGATGAACGGGTTGCAGTCATGAAACCTTATCAGGTCACAATGGATATGCTGAAAAAAACCGGCAATCCTCATGTGAAATTTATGCACTGCCTGCCAGCGTTTCATAATGATGAAACGACCGTGGGTAAAGATGTTGCAGAAAAATATGGCATGAATGGCCTGGAAGTCACAGAGGAAGTCTTTGAATCCGAGCACTCTGTTGTATTTGATGAGGCTGAAAACCGGATGCACACAATTAAAGCTGTCATGGTAGCAACGCTCGGATCCTGA
- a CDS encoding PhoH family protein, translating to MGDTERKLFVLDTNILLHEPLAIYSFQEHDVVIPMTVLEELDRIKDSKRDVARDARVAIRALESIFHDATPDEISEGIPVSGAGSHSGTISILADFELQETVKAFADKAGDNRILNAVLYIQNKRAPRSVVLVTKDINMRLRAKGAGVLHVEDYRTDQLIDDIQYLTKGFQKCTGKFWDSVSEVESYNLNGITYHSLDKTPLEPTFINQYIIDEESDFAAQVHQLEGEKLTLKDMSRERMMHRKAWDIMPKNIYQAMAMDALLDPEIDLVILTGAAGSGKTLLTLAAALEQTIEKGMFDKIIVTRNTPDIGESIGYLPGTEEEKMMPWLAAVTDTLEALHKHDHCTEGSLKYICDKANIQFKSINFMRGRSIQNAFVLLDECQNLTASQIKTIITRCGEGTKIVCSGNLAQIDSHYLTPVTSGLTYMVEQFKNFSASANIHLNGVVRSRLAKFAEENL from the coding sequence ATGGGCGATACCGAACGGAAACTGTTTGTCCTTGATACCAATATCCTGCTTCACGAGCCCCTGGCTATTTATTCCTTCCAAGAACATGATGTGGTCATCCCGATGACCGTCCTCGAAGAACTCGACCGAATCAAAGACAGTAAACGCGATGTTGCCAGAGATGCTCGGGTAGCGATCCGTGCACTTGAAAGCATCTTCCACGATGCAACCCCTGATGAAATTTCCGAAGGTATTCCTGTTTCAGGCGCCGGAAGTCACTCAGGAACCATTTCTATTCTGGCTGATTTCGAGCTTCAGGAAACCGTCAAAGCCTTTGCCGACAAAGCCGGTGATAACCGGATTTTGAATGCGGTCCTTTATATACAAAATAAACGGGCGCCCCGGTCTGTGGTGCTGGTCACCAAAGATATAAATATGCGGCTGCGGGCCAAAGGTGCCGGTGTATTGCACGTTGAAGATTACCGGACTGACCAGCTCATTGATGATATTCAGTATCTGACAAAAGGTTTTCAGAAATGCACAGGTAAATTCTGGGACTCTGTCTCTGAAGTTGAAAGCTATAATCTGAATGGTATCACCTATCACTCGCTCGATAAAACGCCGCTGGAACCCACTTTCATTAATCAATATATCATTGATGAAGAGAGTGATTTTGCTGCGCAGGTTCATCAGCTTGAAGGTGAAAAGCTGACCCTGAAAGATATGAGCAGAGAGCGGATGATGCACCGGAAAGCATGGGATATCATGCCTAAAAATATCTATCAGGCCATGGCGATGGACGCCCTGCTCGATCCGGAAATTGATCTGGTGATTCTGACCGGTGCAGCCGGAAGCGGTAAAACGTTGCTGACGCTGGCTGCGGCACTGGAGCAGACAATAGAAAAAGGAATGTTTGATAAAATCATTGTCACCCGTAATACGCCGGATATCGGTGAATCGATCGGTTATCTGCCCGGAACCGAAGAGGAAAAAATGATGCCCTGGCTTGCCGCTGTGACAGATACGCTGGAAGCGCTGCACAAGCATGATCACTGTACAGAGGGCTCACTCAAGTACATCTGTGATAAAGCGAATATTCAGTTTAAATCGATTAATTTCATGCGGGGACGTTCGATTCAAAATGCATTTGTTCTGCTGGATGAATGCCAGAATTTAACCGCATCACAAATCAAAACCATTATTACCCGCTGTGGAGAAGGCACTAAAATCGTTTGTTCAGGTAATCTGGCTCAGATTGATTCACACTACCTGACCCCGGTAACTTCCGGGCTGACTTATATGGTAGAGCAATTTAAAAATTTCTCTGCCAGCGCAAATATTCACCTCAATGGTGTGGTAAGAAGCCGTCTGGCCAAATTTGCAGAAGAGAATTTATAG